A single region of the Streptomyces sp. NBC_01381 genome encodes:
- a CDS encoding aldo/keto reductase family oxidoreductase: MTAQSDVRTHRLLYGCMGLGGTWDTTPYTAADIAHAEASVEAALAVGITAFDHADIYRHGKSEAVFGEVLARAPELRGRILLQTKCGIRLTDGERPGLYDLREASIVRRVEESLTRLRTDVIDVLLLHRPDPLTGPDEIAKALASLHGQGLVRHFGVSNMSAAQIAHLQAHLDVPLVANQLEMSLGSRDWVESGVLLNTPAATGNGFPHGTIEYCAANGLQLQAWGSLAQGRYSGGQDSPAGRLVTGLAERKQTTPETILLWWLQRHPARIAPVIGTSRPERILACRDAAHREPDLTHEEWYELWVAARGEPLP, encoded by the coding sequence ATGACAGCACAGTCCGACGTACGCACCCACCGTCTGCTGTACGGGTGCATGGGACTCGGCGGGACCTGGGACACCACGCCGTACACGGCCGCCGACATCGCGCACGCCGAGGCGTCGGTGGAAGCCGCGCTCGCCGTCGGCATCACGGCGTTCGACCACGCCGACATCTACCGGCACGGCAAGTCCGAGGCGGTCTTCGGCGAGGTCCTCGCCAGGGCGCCCGAACTGCGCGGGCGCATCCTCCTGCAGACCAAGTGCGGCATCCGGCTCACCGACGGCGAGCGCCCCGGCCTGTACGACCTGCGGGAGGCGAGCATCGTCCGGCGCGTCGAGGAGAGCCTCACCCGGCTGCGCACCGATGTCATCGACGTACTGCTGCTGCACCGGCCCGACCCGCTGACCGGCCCCGACGAGATCGCGAAGGCGCTCGCCTCGCTCCACGGGCAGGGCCTGGTGCGCCACTTCGGCGTGTCCAACATGAGCGCCGCGCAGATCGCCCACCTACAGGCACATCTCGACGTTCCGCTGGTCGCCAATCAGCTGGAGATGAGCCTGGGCAGCCGCGACTGGGTCGAGTCCGGCGTGCTCCTCAACACGCCGGCCGCGACCGGCAACGGCTTCCCTCACGGAACGATCGAGTACTGCGCCGCCAACGGTCTCCAGCTGCAGGCCTGGGGGTCCCTCGCCCAGGGCCGCTACAGCGGAGGCCAGGACTCACCGGCCGGGCGGCTCGTCACCGGCTTGGCCGAGCGCAAGCAGACGACGCCGGAGACGATCCTCCTGTGGTGGCTTCAGCGTCATCCGGCCCGTATCGCGCCCGTCATCGGCACCAGCAGGCCCGAGCGCATCCTCGCCTGCCGCGACGCCGCACACCGCGAGCCGGACCTCACGCACGAGGAGTGGTACGAGCTGTGGGTCGCCGCCCGCGGTGAACCGTTGCCCTAG
- a CDS encoding alpha-amylase family protein — protein sequence MHHRFRLLGGVSAGILAAAGLATFAPWQSQATPPGEKTVTATMFERPFKDVATACTDQLGPAGYGYVEVSPATEHIQGEQWWTSYQPVSYKIAGRLGDRDAFAGMVDACHKAGVKVIADAVINHMAAGSGTGTGGTAYTKYGYPGYFQDADFHTCRSNINDYTNRDNVQNCELVGLADLDTGSDAVRTTIANYLGDLRSLGVDGFRIDAAKHMAADDIAAIKGKMSDPGYWVSEVIHGGGEAVQPEEYTGIGDVDEFRYGGHLKSAFQGGSIAQLKSVADGKLGSGSARTFVDNWDTERNGSTLTYKDGASYTLANVFMLASPYGSPNVYSGYEWSDKDAGPPSGADGWTDTHADKAVTGLVGFRNEVGSAELTDWWDNGGSALAFGRGAKGFVALNNGDGELTQTFATSLPGGTYCNVAKASPDSCDGNTVIVGDDGKIETKLPARSALALHTGAKSG from the coding sequence ATGCACCACCGATTCCGCCTGCTGGGCGGGGTGTCGGCCGGAATACTCGCCGCGGCCGGCCTCGCCACGTTCGCGCCCTGGCAGTCACAGGCGACACCCCCCGGCGAGAAGACCGTCACGGCCACCATGTTCGAGCGCCCGTTCAAGGACGTCGCCACGGCCTGCACCGATCAGCTCGGCCCCGCCGGATACGGCTATGTCGAGGTGTCACCCGCCACCGAGCACATCCAGGGCGAGCAGTGGTGGACCTCGTACCAGCCCGTCAGCTACAAGATCGCGGGACGGCTCGGTGACCGCGACGCGTTCGCCGGCATGGTCGACGCCTGCCACAAGGCGGGCGTGAAGGTCATCGCGGACGCCGTCATCAACCACATGGCGGCCGGTTCCGGGACGGGCACCGGCGGCACCGCGTACACGAAGTACGGCTATCCCGGGTACTTCCAGGACGCGGACTTCCACACGTGCCGCTCGAACATCAACGACTACACCAACCGCGACAACGTCCAGAACTGCGAGCTGGTGGGCCTCGCCGACCTCGACACCGGAAGTGACGCGGTCCGCACCACGATCGCCAACTACCTGGGCGATCTGCGGTCGTTGGGCGTGGACGGCTTCCGCATCGACGCCGCCAAGCACATGGCGGCCGACGACATCGCCGCCATCAAGGGCAAGATGAGCGACCCCGGCTACTGGGTGTCGGAGGTCATCCACGGCGGCGGCGAGGCGGTTCAGCCCGAGGAGTACACGGGCATCGGTGACGTCGACGAGTTCCGTTACGGCGGGCACCTCAAGAGCGCCTTCCAGGGCGGCTCCATCGCCCAGCTGAAGTCCGTCGCGGACGGCAAGCTGGGCAGCGGCTCGGCCCGTACGTTCGTCGACAACTGGGACACCGAGCGCAACGGCTCGACGCTCACCTACAAGGACGGCGCGAGCTACACGCTGGCCAACGTCTTCATGCTCGCGTCGCCCTACGGCTCGCCCAACGTGTACTCCGGCTACGAGTGGTCGGACAAGGATGCGGGCCCGCCGAGCGGCGCCGACGGCTGGACGGACACGCACGCCGACAAGGCGGTCACCGGCCTGGTCGGGTTCCGCAACGAGGTGGGCTCGGCCGAGCTGACCGACTGGTGGGACAACGGCGGCAGCGCGCTGGCCTTCGGCCGCGGCGCCAAGGGATTCGTCGCCCTCAACAACGGCGACGGCGAGCTGACGCAGACCTTCGCGACGTCCCTGCCCGGCGGCACGTACTGCAACGTTGCCAAGGCCTCGCCGGACAGCTGCGACGGCAACACGGTCATCGTCGGCGACGACGGCAAGATCGAGACGAAGCTGCCCGCGCGCAGTGCCCTGGCCCTGCACACCGGGGCAAAGTCCGGCTGA
- a CDS encoding LacI family DNA-binding transcriptional regulator has product MTARLVDIAAQAGVSEATVSRVLNGKPGVAAATRESVLAALDMLGFERPSRLRHRSSAGLVGLITPELDNPIFPALAQVIAQALTRQGYTPVLATQTPGGSTEDELTDMLVDRGVSGIIFVSGLHADTTADMERYEVLRGKGVPYVLVNGFSPKVQAPFISTDDRAAARLAVTHLASLGHTRIGLAVGPKRFVPVLRKIEGFQIGMRERLGMSPAESEELIEHSLYTLEGGQAAAGTLIGRGCTAIVCASDMMALGAVRAARERDLAVPRDISVVGYDDSPLIAFTDPPLTTIRQPVQAMGQASVRTLLEEIGGTPAPHSEFVFMPELVVRDSTASGRQDQRPA; this is encoded by the coding sequence ATGACCGCACGGCTCGTCGACATCGCAGCGCAGGCGGGCGTCAGCGAAGCCACCGTGAGCCGGGTGCTCAACGGCAAGCCCGGAGTCGCGGCCGCCACCCGTGAATCCGTCCTCGCGGCGCTCGACATGCTCGGCTTCGAGCGCCCCTCGCGGCTGCGCCACCGCAGCAGCGCGGGCCTGGTCGGTCTGATCACGCCCGAGCTGGACAACCCCATCTTCCCCGCGCTCGCCCAGGTCATCGCCCAGGCCCTGACCCGCCAGGGCTACACGCCCGTGCTCGCCACCCAGACCCCGGGCGGCTCCACCGAGGACGAGCTCACCGACATGCTGGTGGACCGCGGCGTCTCCGGGATCATCTTCGTCTCCGGGCTGCACGCCGACACCACCGCCGACATGGAGCGGTACGAAGTCTTGCGGGGCAAGGGCGTCCCGTACGTCCTGGTCAACGGCTTCTCGCCCAAGGTGCAGGCCCCTTTCATCTCCACGGACGACCGGGCCGCGGCCCGACTCGCCGTCACGCATCTCGCGTCGCTCGGCCACACGCGCATCGGGCTCGCCGTCGGGCCCAAGCGCTTCGTGCCCGTGCTGCGCAAGATCGAGGGCTTCCAGATCGGCATGCGCGAGCGCCTCGGGATGTCGCCCGCGGAGTCGGAGGAGCTGATCGAGCACTCCCTCTACACGCTGGAGGGCGGCCAGGCCGCGGCGGGCACGCTGATCGGCCGTGGCTGTACGGCGATCGTGTGCGCCAGCGACATGATGGCGCTCGGCGCCGTCCGGGCCGCCAGGGAACGGGACTTGGCGGTGCCGCGCGACATCTCCGTGGTCGGCTACGACGACTCCCCGCTCATAGCGTTCACCGATCCCCCGCTGACCACCATCCGCCAGCCCGTCCAGGCGATGGGCCAGGCGTCGGTGCGTACGCTCCTGGAGGAGATCGGCGGAACGCCCGCCCCGCACAGCGAGTTCGTGTTCATGCCGGAGCTGGTGGTGCGCGACTCGACGGCTTCGGGGCGACAAGACCAGCGGCCCGCCTGA
- a CDS encoding extracellular solute-binding protein, which yields MRRGIGATALVAALTLTAAACGGDDGDSGKNSSGKLSGTVTFWDTSNDAEKGTYEKLAKGFEDLHPGVKVNYVSVAFGEANAKFKNAAGGNSGAPDVMRTEVAWVADFANLGYLAPLEGTPALDDAGDYLPQAAASTKFKGKTYAAPQTIDTLALFYNKKMLKDAGVEAPKTFDEVKSAAKKIKSKSGKTGLYLRGDDPYYYLPYLYGEGGDLLDTKNKKITVDDPQGAAAFKVMKDLVDSKAATTDASDGYNNQLNAFKDGDVAMALDGPWSIEGALQGKEFKGDKDNLGVAPVPGGSDRQAAPQGGWNLAAYAGSKNLDASYEFIKYMSSAKVQQQTTEKLSLLPTRTSVYDVKSVKDNQMVQFFKPAVDKSVERPWIPEANALFEPIRLQMEKVLSGKTSPEGGAKGVGDAYRKLLKDYK from the coding sequence ATGCGGCGTGGCATAGGAGCCACCGCGCTGGTCGCGGCCCTGACCTTGACAGCGGCAGCGTGCGGTGGCGACGACGGTGACAGTGGCAAGAACAGTTCGGGCAAGCTGTCCGGCACCGTCACTTTCTGGGACACCTCGAACGACGCCGAGAAGGGGACGTACGAGAAGCTCGCCAAGGGCTTCGAGGACCTCCACCCGGGCGTCAAGGTCAACTATGTGAGCGTCGCGTTCGGCGAGGCCAACGCCAAGTTCAAGAACGCCGCGGGCGGCAACTCCGGAGCCCCGGACGTGATGCGCACCGAGGTCGCCTGGGTCGCGGACTTCGCCAACCTCGGCTACCTCGCCCCGCTGGAGGGCACCCCCGCGCTCGACGACGCGGGCGACTACCTCCCGCAGGCCGCGGCGAGCACCAAGTTCAAGGGCAAGACGTACGCGGCCCCGCAGACCATCGACACCCTGGCGCTCTTCTACAACAAGAAGATGCTCAAGGACGCCGGTGTCGAGGCGCCCAAGACCTTCGACGAGGTGAAGAGCGCCGCGAAGAAGATCAAGTCGAAGTCCGGCAAGACCGGCCTCTACCTGCGCGGCGACGACCCGTACTACTACCTCCCGTACCTCTACGGAGAGGGTGGCGACCTCCTCGACACCAAGAACAAGAAGATCACCGTCGACGACCCCCAGGGCGCGGCCGCGTTCAAGGTCATGAAGGACCTGGTCGACTCCAAGGCGGCGACCACCGACGCGAGCGACGGCTACAACAACCAGCTGAACGCCTTCAAGGACGGCGACGTCGCGATGGCGCTCGACGGCCCCTGGTCCATCGAGGGCGCCCTGCAGGGCAAGGAGTTCAAGGGCGACAAGGACAACCTCGGTGTTGCCCCGGTCCCCGGCGGCAGCGACCGGCAGGCGGCCCCGCAGGGCGGTTGGAACCTCGCGGCATACGCGGGCTCCAAGAACCTCGACGCGAGCTACGAGTTCATCAAGTACATGAGCTCCGCCAAGGTGCAGCAGCAGACCACCGAGAAGCTGAGCCTGCTGCCGACCCGCACCTCCGTCTACGACGTGAAGTCCGTCAAGGACAACCAGATGGTGCAGTTCTTCAAGCCGGCCGTGGACAAGTCCGTGGAGCGGCCGTGGATCCCCGAGGCGAACGCCCTCTTCGAGCCGATCCGGCTGCAGATGGAGAAGGTGCTCAGCGGCAAGACCTCGCCCGAGGGCGGGGCCAAGGGTGTCGGTGACGCGTACCGCAAGCTCCTGAAGGACTACAAGTAA
- a CDS encoding carbohydrate ABC transporter permease: MAVDSSRSLAKAADAQGVRGRGRRAGKTPGRLRRALSTHWYAWAMVAPVVAVIGVIIGYPLVRGLYLSTTDANEANVERTIGVNHIPATYKSVGLDNYTAVFQDGVFWDRLTWTVIWTVSCVALSFGIGLILANMLNRKLAGRSFYRMALILPWAVPAFVSVFTWRLIFNEKNGILNKILAGGGIDAIPWLNDPTWAKLSVITVNVWLGVPFMLVAMLGGLQSIPGELYEAAEMDGANAWQRFRNITLPGLRSVSSTVILISGIWTFNMFPVIFLLTRGGPGDATEILVTYAYRLSFVVSPRDFAGSAAWGVIILLLLSLFAVVYRRALRKQGEVW, encoded by the coding sequence ATGGCTGTTGACAGCAGCCGGTCACTGGCCAAGGCCGCGGACGCCCAGGGCGTCCGCGGCCGCGGCCGGCGGGCCGGCAAGACCCCCGGACGGTTGCGCAGGGCGCTGTCCACCCACTGGTACGCGTGGGCCATGGTCGCCCCCGTGGTCGCCGTGATCGGCGTGATCATCGGCTATCCGCTGGTGCGCGGCCTCTATCTGTCGACGACCGACGCCAACGAGGCGAACGTCGAGCGCACCATCGGCGTCAACCACATCCCGGCGACGTACAAGTCGGTCGGCCTGGACAACTACACCGCGGTCTTCCAGGACGGCGTCTTCTGGGACCGGCTGACCTGGACCGTCATCTGGACGGTCTCCTGTGTCGCGCTGTCCTTCGGGATCGGCCTGATCCTGGCGAACATGCTCAACCGCAAGCTCGCGGGCCGCTCCTTCTACCGGATGGCGCTGATCCTGCCGTGGGCGGTGCCGGCCTTCGTCTCCGTCTTCACCTGGCGGCTGATCTTCAACGAGAAGAACGGCATCCTCAACAAGATCCTCGCCGGCGGCGGCATCGACGCGATCCCGTGGCTGAACGACCCCACCTGGGCCAAGCTCTCGGTGATCACCGTCAACGTCTGGCTCGGCGTCCCGTTCATGCTGGTCGCCATGCTCGGCGGACTGCAGTCCATACCCGGTGAGCTGTACGAGGCTGCGGAGATGGACGGTGCCAACGCCTGGCAGCGGTTCCGCAACATCACCCTGCCCGGCCTGCGGTCCGTCAGCAGCACGGTCATCCTGATCAGCGGCATCTGGACCTTCAACATGTTCCCGGTGATCTTCCTGCTCACCCGGGGCGGCCCCGGAGACGCCACCGAGATCCTCGTGACGTACGCCTATCGGCTCTCGTTCGTGGTGAGCCCGCGCGACTTCGCCGGATCCGCCGCCTGGGGCGTGATCATTCTGCTGCTCCTTTCGCTCTTCGCGGTGGTCTACCGCCGTGCGCTCCGCAAGCAGGGAGAGGTGTGGTGA
- a CDS encoding sugar ABC transporter permease has protein sequence MTKTSTTTPTSTSTPTKTKVRPRGERGPLASVGLHLTLLIASAAAVLPPLWLLITSFKPKSEAFSTDVVKDFTLGNYSHVINDTEFLSWVVNSLLVVGLTTVIGVFISATTGYAVSRFKFPGMRPLMWMLLITQMFPVAVLIVPLYNLLANLGLLNQPIGLVVTYLTIAVPFCAWMMKGYFDTIPVEIDEAGRVDGLNPFGTFWRLIIPLAKPGLAVTGFYSFITGWAEVAYASAFMTGEENLTLAGGLQTFVNQYTSDWGSLTASAVIVALPAAVIFGFVQRHLVSGLTAGATKS, from the coding sequence ATGACCAAGACGAGTACGACTACGCCTACGAGTACGAGTACGCCTACGAAAACCAAGGTCAGGCCGCGCGGCGAGCGCGGGCCGCTGGCCTCCGTCGGGCTGCACCTGACTCTGCTGATCGCCTCCGCCGCCGCGGTCCTGCCGCCGCTGTGGCTCCTGATCACCTCGTTCAAGCCGAAGAGCGAGGCCTTCTCCACCGACGTGGTGAAGGACTTCACGCTCGGCAACTACAGCCACGTCATCAACGACACCGAGTTCCTCAGCTGGGTGGTCAACTCGCTGCTCGTCGTCGGACTGACCACGGTGATCGGCGTCTTCATCTCCGCGACCACCGGATACGCGGTCAGCCGCTTCAAGTTCCCCGGCATGCGCCCGCTGATGTGGATGCTCCTGATCACCCAGATGTTCCCCGTCGCGGTGCTCATCGTGCCGCTGTACAACCTGCTCGCGAACCTCGGCCTGCTCAACCAGCCGATCGGCCTGGTCGTCACGTACCTGACGATCGCCGTGCCGTTCTGCGCCTGGATGATGAAGGGGTACTTCGACACCATCCCGGTGGAGATCGACGAGGCGGGGCGGGTGGACGGTCTCAACCCGTTCGGCACCTTCTGGCGGCTCATCATCCCGCTGGCCAAGCCCGGTCTCGCCGTCACCGGCTTCTACAGCTTCATCACCGGCTGGGCCGAGGTCGCGTACGCATCCGCCTTCATGACCGGCGAGGAGAACCTCACGCTCGCGGGCGGCCTGCAGACCTTCGTCAACCAGTACACCAGCGACTGGGGTTCGCTGACGGCGTCCGCGGTGATCGTCGCGCTGCCCGCCGCGGTGATCTTCGGCTTCGTCCAGCGGCACCTGGTCTCCGGACTGACGGCCGGCGCGACGAAGTCCTGA
- a CDS encoding glycoside hydrolase family 13 protein, whose translation MTQHLAAPAAPASGTHTDWWRGAVIYQVYPRSFADGNGDGMGDLEGIRTRLPHLRDLGVDAVWLSPFYSSPQADAGYDVADYRAIDPMFGSLLDADALVRDAHDLGLRIIVDLVPNHSSDQHDWFQRALREGPGSPLRERYHFRPGKGADGSQPPNDWESIFGGPAWTRTPDGEWYLHLFAPEQPDFNWEHPAVHDEFRSILRFWLDMGVDGFRVDVAHGLVKAEGLPDIGTRDQLKLLGNDAMPFFDQDGVHAIYRSWRKVLAEYAGERILVAEAWTPTVERAAAYVRPDEMHQAFNFQYLGTHWDAAELREVIDVSLAAMRPVGAPATWVLSNHDVTRHATRFANPPGLGTQLREAGDRELGLRRARAATLLMLALPGSAYVYQGEELGLPDVTDLPDEVRQDPSFVRASGQDGFRDGCRVPIPWTVDGSSYGFGVGGSWLPQPDGWGELSVEAQTGDPGSTLELYRRALAIRRTQPGLGAGDSLEWLEAPDGVLAFRREGFVCTANTTGAAVRIPAPGRILLANADVEPAETAAGKVELPADTTVWWAV comes from the coding sequence ATGACCCAGCATCTCGCTGCCCCTGCAGCCCCCGCCTCCGGCACCCACACGGACTGGTGGCGCGGCGCGGTGATCTATCAGGTCTATCCGCGCAGCTTCGCCGACGGCAACGGCGACGGAATGGGTGACCTGGAAGGCATCCGCACCCGCCTTCCCCACCTCAGGGACCTCGGCGTCGACGCCGTCTGGCTCAGCCCCTTCTACTCCTCGCCGCAGGCCGACGCCGGTTACGACGTCGCCGACTACCGTGCGATCGACCCGATGTTCGGCAGCCTCCTCGACGCGGACGCCCTGGTGCGCGACGCCCACGACCTGGGCCTGCGCATCATCGTCGACCTGGTGCCCAACCACTCGTCCGACCAGCACGACTGGTTCCAGCGCGCCCTGCGCGAGGGCCCCGGCTCGCCCCTGCGCGAGCGCTACCACTTCCGGCCGGGCAAGGGCGCGGACGGCTCGCAGCCCCCGAACGACTGGGAGTCCATCTTCGGCGGCCCGGCTTGGACGCGCACGCCGGACGGCGAGTGGTACCTCCACCTCTTCGCCCCGGAGCAGCCGGACTTCAACTGGGAACACCCGGCCGTCCACGACGAGTTCCGCTCGATCCTGCGCTTCTGGCTCGACATGGGCGTCGACGGTTTCCGCGTGGACGTCGCCCACGGCCTGGTCAAGGCCGAAGGCCTGCCGGACATCGGCACGCGCGACCAGCTGAAGCTGCTCGGCAACGACGCCATGCCGTTCTTCGACCAGGACGGCGTGCACGCGATCTACCGCAGCTGGCGCAAGGTCCTCGCCGAGTACGCGGGGGAGCGCATCCTCGTCGCCGAGGCGTGGACCCCGACCGTCGAGCGCGCCGCCGCGTACGTACGCCCCGACGAGATGCACCAGGCCTTCAACTTCCAGTACCTGGGCACCCATTGGGACGCCGCGGAGCTGCGCGAGGTCATCGACGTCTCGCTCGCCGCCATGCGGCCCGTCGGCGCCCCGGCGACCTGGGTGCTCTCCAACCACGACGTCACCCGGCACGCGACGCGGTTCGCCAACCCGCCGGGGCTCGGCACCCAGTTGCGCGAGGCCGGCGACCGCGAGCTAGGCCTGCGGCGGGCCCGCGCGGCGACGCTCCTGATGCTCGCGTTGCCGGGTTCGGCGTACGTCTATCAGGGCGAGGAGCTGGGTCTTCCGGACGTCACCGACCTGCCCGACGAGGTGCGCCAGGACCCGTCGTTCGTGCGGGCGAGCGGGCAGGACGGCTTCCGTGACGGCTGCCGGGTGCCCATACCGTGGACGGTTGACGGGTCGAGCTACGGCTTCGGCGTGGGCGGCAGTTGGCTGCCGCAGCCCGACGGGTGGGGCGAGCTGAGCGTCGAGGCGCAGACGGGTGACCCAGGGTCGACCCTGGAGCTGTACCGCAGGGCGCTCGCGATCCGTCGTACGCAGCCGGGGCTCGGCGCGGGCGACTCGCTGGAGTGGCTGGAGGCGCCCGATGGCGTGCTCGCCTTTCGCCGCGAGGGCTTCGTGTGCACCGCGAACACCACCGGCGCCGCGGTGCGGATCCCGGCTCCCGGCCGGATCCTGCTCGCGAACGCCGACGTGGAGCCCGCAGAGACCGCAGCCGGCAAGGTCGAGCTGCCCGCCGACACCACCGTCTGGTGGGCGGTGTGA
- a CDS encoding LacI family DNA-binding transcriptional regulator, with protein MGGVTFSPPRGADRGAPRLADIAAQAGVSEATASRVLNGKPGVATGTRRRVLAALDVLGYERPVRLKRHSAGLVGLVVPELSNPIFPAFAQVIEQVLSGHGYTPMLCTQMPDGATEDELVEQLEERRVSGIVFLSGLHADTTADPARYLELAGRGVPFVLINGFNEHIPVSFVSPDDRAAARMAVRHLVDLGHERIGLAIGPTRYVPSLRKAEGFTAALHDLLGLAQGEAEQLVQRTLFTVEGGHAAASALLDQGCTAMVCGSDMMALGAVRAARQRGLSVPGDISVVGFDDSPLIAFTDPPLTTVRQPVQAMATAAVGALLEEIQGNPVQHTEFVFQPELVVRGSTAQPRR; from the coding sequence GTGGGCGGTGTGACGTTCTCCCCGCCGCGGGGCGCCGATCGAGGCGCCCCGCGGCTCGCGGACATCGCGGCCCAGGCCGGGGTCAGCGAGGCCACCGCGAGCCGGGTGCTCAACGGCAAGCCGGGCGTGGCGACCGGCACCCGGCGCCGGGTGCTCGCGGCCCTCGACGTCCTGGGCTACGAGCGTCCGGTGCGGCTGAAGCGGCACAGCGCGGGCCTGGTCGGGCTCGTCGTGCCCGAGCTCAGCAACCCGATCTTCCCGGCCTTCGCCCAGGTCATCGAGCAGGTCCTGTCCGGGCACGGCTACACCCCGATGCTCTGCACCCAGATGCCGGACGGCGCCACCGAGGACGAACTGGTCGAGCAGCTGGAGGAGCGCCGGGTCAGCGGCATCGTCTTCCTCTCCGGACTGCACGCGGACACCACGGCCGACCCCGCCAGGTACCTCGAACTGGCGGGACGCGGCGTGCCGTTCGTGCTCATCAACGGCTTCAACGAGCACATCCCCGTGTCCTTCGTCTCGCCCGACGACCGGGCGGCCGCGCGGATGGCGGTGCGCCATCTCGTCGATCTGGGGCACGAGCGGATCGGCCTGGCCATCGGCCCGACCCGGTACGTCCCCTCGCTGCGCAAGGCGGAGGGGTTCACGGCGGCGCTGCACGACCTTCTCGGCCTGGCACAGGGGGAGGCCGAGCAGCTCGTGCAGCGCACGCTGTTCACCGTCGAGGGCGGGCACGCGGCGGCCAGCGCGCTGCTCGACCAGGGCTGTACGGCGATGGTCTGCGGCAGCGACATGATGGCGCTCGGCGCCGTCCGCGCGGCGCGCCAGCGGGGCCTCTCGGTGCCCGGTGACATCTCCGTGGTCGGCTTCGACGACTCGCCGCTGATCGCGTTCACCGACCCGCCGCTCACCACGGTGCGCCAGCCCGTGCAGGCGATGGCCACCGCCGCCGTGGGCGCGCTGCTCGAGGAGATCCAGGGAAACCCGGTGCAGCACACGGAGTTCGTCTTCCAGCCCGAGCTGGTGGTGCGCGGCTCCACGGCGCAGCCACGCCGCTGA